One stretch of bacterium DNA includes these proteins:
- a CDS encoding DUF4258 domain-containing protein: MKKTKHFGIRMSQRGVTREMVDFVLELGGQDGDMISLSKKELEGLKAELDRREKAYRQRGLDSQTRELGLKKRVTMKLLDKGGLVVVTEGGHLITTYHYGNGRKH; encoded by the coding sequence ATGAAAAAGACAAAGCATTTCGGAATCAGGATGTCACAGAGAGGCGTTACCCGGGAAATGGTCGATTTCGTATTGGAACTGGGTGGCCAGGACGGTGACATGATCTCTCTCTCCAAAAAAGAGCTTGAGGGCCTCAAGGCGGAACTGGATCGCAGGGAAAAGGCTTACAGGCAAAGAGGGTTGGATTCCCAAACCAGAGAGTTGGGGCTCAAAAAACGGGTAACCATGAAGCTCCTGGACAAAGGCGGCCTGGTTGTTGTCACTGAAGGCGGCCATTTGATCACCACTTATCACTACGGCAACGGCCGAAAGCATTGA